The proteins below are encoded in one region of Alistipes indistinctus YIT 12060:
- the recO gene encoding DNA repair protein RecO yields the protein MAGSYKARGIVLHTVKYGESSLVAYLFTDVGGRQTYMIQGVRSSRGRGNKAALFQPMFLLEFEGVEQPHAEMHRMKEVRNLVPLSSVPFDVRKSTVSLFMAEVLYRLIREVEANEPLFDFLCSAVQQLDRMEQGVANFHLWFLVRLSAYLGFYPGNEYRDGGWFDIRSGLFCDAMPQHRTCMGPASARLLGGLMEREAAELDSLRLGRGERLEFMEAMLIFFGYHFDAIHSVQSLRILREVFC from the coding sequence ATGGCCGGGAGCTATAAGGCGCGCGGAATCGTGCTGCACACGGTCAAGTATGGCGAAAGCTCATTGGTGGCTTATCTTTTTACCGACGTTGGCGGACGGCAGACTTACATGATCCAGGGGGTCCGTTCGTCACGCGGGCGCGGCAACAAGGCCGCGCTGTTCCAGCCGATGTTCCTGCTCGAGTTCGAAGGGGTCGAACAACCGCACGCGGAGATGCACCGCATGAAGGAGGTGCGCAACCTGGTGCCGCTCTCGAGCGTCCCGTTCGATGTACGCAAAAGTACCGTTTCGCTCTTCATGGCCGAGGTCCTTTACCGGTTGATCCGGGAGGTCGAGGCCAACGAACCGCTTTTCGATTTTCTCTGTTCCGCCGTGCAGCAGCTCGACCGGATGGAACAGGGGGTGGCCAATTTCCATCTTTGGTTCCTGGTGCGCCTGTCGGCTTATCTGGGGTTCTATCCCGGCAACGAGTACCGCGACGGGGGATGGTTCGACATCCGCAGCGGACTGTTTTGCGACGCCATGCCGCAGCACCGCACCTGTATGGGGCCGGCCTCGGCGAGGCTGCTGGGCGGGCTGATGGAGCGCGAAGCCGCCGAATTGGACTCTCTGAGGCTCGGACGCGGTGAGCGCCTCGAATTTATGGAGGCGATGCTGATTTTTTTCGGCTACCATTTCGATGCGATTCACTCGGTACAGTCGCTGCGTATCCTGCGAGAGGTATTTTGCTGA
- a CDS encoding HU family DNA-binding protein, whose product MTKADIVNEISKSTGVEKAQVQQIVESFMESIKDSLTANKNVYLRGFGSFIVKRRAEKVARNISKNTTITIPAHNIPAFKPAKSFAGKVKTHTK is encoded by the coding sequence ATGACAAAGGCGGATATTGTTAACGAAATTTCGAAAAGCACAGGCGTGGAGAAAGCCCAGGTGCAGCAGATCGTGGAATCTTTCATGGAATCCATCAAGGATTCGCTCACGGCCAACAAGAACGTTTACCTGCGCGGTTTCGGTTCTTTCATCGTAAAGCGCCGCGCCGAGAAAGTGGCCCGCAACATCTCGAAGAATACCACGATTACGATTCCTGCTCACAACATCCCGGCGTTCAAACCGGCCAAGAGCTTTGCAGGCAAGGTGAAAACTCACACTAAATAA
- a CDS encoding Rne/Rng family ribonuclease: MNKELIINVTASEITIALFEDKQLVELTKEQSRSGYAVGDIYMGKVKKIMPGLNAAFVNVGHEKDGFIHYLDLGPQFTSLQKMVNILTNNKRSINFEGLKLEKPLGKSGKIASHIASGQTILVQVAKEAISTKGPRLTSDISLAGRNVVLIPFSGKISISQKIRSNEERNRLKKIASGVLPNNYGVIIRTAAAGHPAEDVEQDILALVHKWEKAMENLKQQNAPSLVLGEMNRTTTMIRDLLNGSFSNIYIDDQATYEEVRDYIRTIVPEKEKIVKLYKGNVPIFDNFDVSKQIMSLFAKYVSLRKGAYLIIERTEALHVVDVNSGNRAKVDDDQERTAMDVNLAAAAEIARQLRLRDMGGIIVIDFIDLHKSENRNALVEEMRKLMAADRAKHTILPLSKFGLMQITRQRVRPETQVDMREVCPACHGTGTVTPAALLDEQIENQIAYFAQDRGERYIRVRVNPVVAAFLKKGLFSLRLRWMMRYKCFIRVVANSHTGIIETKFFDRRNKELV; the protein is encoded by the coding sequence ATGAATAAAGAGTTAATAATCAATGTAACTGCCAGTGAAATAACCATTGCGCTGTTCGAAGACAAACAGCTGGTCGAGCTGACCAAGGAGCAGTCCCGTTCGGGCTATGCGGTGGGCGACATTTACATGGGCAAGGTCAAGAAGATCATGCCCGGGTTGAATGCCGCCTTCGTCAATGTCGGTCACGAGAAGGATGGTTTCATTCATTACCTCGACCTGGGGCCCCAGTTCACCTCGCTGCAGAAGATGGTGAATATCCTCACCAATAACAAGCGGTCGATCAATTTCGAAGGGCTCAAACTCGAAAAACCGCTCGGCAAGTCGGGCAAAATAGCGAGCCATATCGCCAGCGGGCAGACGATCCTCGTACAGGTGGCCAAGGAGGCCATTTCGACCAAGGGGCCGCGCCTCACTTCCGACATCTCGCTCGCCGGTCGCAACGTGGTACTGATCCCGTTCTCCGGCAAAATTTCGATATCGCAGAAAATCCGCTCGAACGAAGAGCGCAACCGGCTCAAGAAGATCGCTTCGGGTGTGCTGCCGAATAATTACGGCGTGATTATCCGTACCGCCGCCGCAGGCCATCCGGCCGAAGATGTCGAACAGGATATCCTCGCACTCGTCCACAAGTGGGAGAAGGCGATGGAGAACCTCAAGCAGCAGAATGCGCCTTCGCTCGTGCTCGGTGAGATGAACCGCACGACGACGATGATCCGCGACCTGCTCAACGGTTCGTTCAGCAATATTTATATCGACGACCAGGCCACTTATGAAGAGGTCCGCGACTATATCCGCACGATCGTTCCCGAAAAGGAGAAGATCGTAAAACTATACAAGGGCAACGTTCCTATTTTCGACAACTTCGACGTGTCGAAGCAGATCATGTCCCTCTTTGCGAAGTATGTATCGCTGCGCAAGGGTGCCTACCTGATCATCGAGCGCACCGAAGCGCTCCACGTCGTGGATGTCAACAGCGGCAACCGTGCGAAGGTCGACGACGACCAGGAGCGCACGGCGATGGACGTGAACCTCGCGGCGGCGGCCGAGATCGCGCGCCAGTTGCGGCTGAGGGACATGGGGGGGATTATCGTGATCGACTTTATCGACCTGCACAAGAGTGAAAACCGCAATGCGTTGGTCGAGGAGATGCGCAAGCTGATGGCTGCCGACCGCGCCAAGCATACGATCCTGCCGCTGTCGAAGTTCGGCCTGATGCAGATTACGCGCCAGCGGGTGCGGCCCGAGACGCAGGTCGATATGCGTGAGGTCTGTCCGGCCTGCCACGGTACCGGTACGGTGACTCCCGCGGCGTTGCTCGACGAACAGATCGAGAACCAGATCGCCTATTTCGCACAGGATCGCGGGGAGCGCTATATCCGCGTGAGGGTGAATCCCGTGGTTGCGGCTTTCCTGAAAAAAGGACTCTTCTCGCTGCGCCTGCGCTGGATGATGCGTTACAAATGCTTTATCCGCGTCGTCGCAAACAGCCATACCGGAATTATCGAAACCAAATTCTTCGACCGGCGGAACAAGGAGCTCGTCTGA